CGGATTATAATGTTAGATGTTACTACAGAAACGGAGAGTGGGGACAAATTGAAGTGTCTTCTTCCGAACATATCCCGATTCATATTGCCGCAACTTCGTTGCATTACGGACAAGAAGCTTTTGAAGGAATGAAAGCTTTTACAGGGAAAGACGGAAAAATAAGACTGTTCAGATGGGAAGAAAATGCAAAAAGACTGCAAGACTCTGCAAGAGGTGTGCTAATGGCAGAACCGCCGGTTGAATTATTTAAAAAAATGATTAACAGAGTAATAAGAAAAAACAAAAAATTTATTCCGCCATACGGAACCGGAGCATCTTTATATATCCGACCTTTATTAATAGGTACAGGACCACAAGTCGGAGTTCGTCCGGCAGAAGAATATTTATTAGTTATTTTTGTGACACCTGTCGGACCGTATTTTAAAGCAGGCTTCAGCCCTGTTTCAATGTTAATTACCAGAGAATATGACAGAGCTGCACCCTTAGGAACAGGACAATATAAAGTCGGGGGAAACTATGCTGCAAGTCTGACATCTATGAAGAAAGCTCATGACGGCGGGTATGCAAGTGTATTGTACCTTGATGCAAAAGAAAAAAAATACATTGATGAGTGCGGTCCGGCAAATTTTTTCGGCATAAAAAACAATACATATATTACTCCTAAATCAGATTCTATTTTACCGTCAATAACGAACAGAAGTTTAATGAAGTTAGCAGAACATCTGGGATTAAAAGTCGAAAGAAGACCTGTTGAGTTATCAGAATTAGAAACTTTTGAAGAAGCCGGAGCTTGCGGAACAGCTGCTGTTATCAGCCCGATAAAAAAAATAACGGATGATGAAAACGGGAAGGTGTATTTTTTCGGCGACAAGCCGGGAGAAGTTTCTACAAAGCTGTATAACAAGCTGACAGCAATTCAAACCGGAGACGAGGAAGATGTTTTCGGTTGGGTTGATATTATAGGATAAAAGCATTAACTTTAGTAGAGTGTAAGAACTGTTTACTGTTTTGACATTATCCAAAACAAGATGTGAATCTGATTCAAAAATCGGCTTCACATCTTCTTATTTTGGACAGTCGTCTCTTTAAAAAGGGACATCCATTTTTAACATTATTACCCTTAGAAATCAATAAACCTCAGCCCTACCATTACAGGATACATTTCGGGACCTTTTCCGCTGTTGAACAAAGGGGTCATACTGTATTCAACAAATACTCCGACATCTCCGTATCCGGCACCTGCAGAAAATCCGTATCTGAATGCTGATAATTGAAAATTATCGACTATTTTGTCTTTATATTTTCTTCCGTCAATAAAATATACTAATCGTTGTTTTGACCACCCTCTGATACTTCCGAAAATGCCTGCATTAAAGTATAGTTTTTTGCCTTTTACGGGAACTTGATATTCTAATATAAGCGGAACTTTGATGTAAGCAACGTTTAATTTGTTTTTTTTGACTTTAATATTGTCCGTATTGATAACCTCTGCCGCTATTATATTATTTTCTCCTTCATACAGGTAAATATCTTGTTCCAA
This DNA window, taken from Bacteroidales bacterium, encodes the following:
- a CDS encoding branched-chain amino acid aminotransferase; translated protein: MKNINWRELPFGYIKTDYNVRCYYRNGEWGQIEVSSSEHIPIHIAATSLHYGQEAFEGMKAFTGKDGKIRLFRWEENAKRLQDSARGVLMAEPPVELFKKMINRVIRKNKKFIPPYGTGASLYIRPLLIGTGPQVGVRPAEEYLLVIFVTPVGPYFKAGFSPVSMLITREYDRAAPLGTGQYKVGGNYAASLTSMKKAHDGGYASVLYLDAKEKKYIDECGPANFFGIKNNTYITPKSDSILPSITNRSLMKLAEHLGLKVERRPVELSELETFEEAGACGTAAVISPIKKITDDENGKVYFFGDKPGEVSTKLYNKLTAIQTGDEEDVFGWVDIIG